One genomic window of Comamonas serinivorans includes the following:
- a CDS encoding LysE family translocator, producing MPDTHHLIAFALLSLGMALTPGPNMIYLISRSISQGHRAGLISLLGVAVGFLFYLLCAALGITALLMAVPFAYDALRLGGAAYLLVLAWQSLRPGGSSPFQVRRLPADSPRKLFLMGLVTNLLNPKIAIMYLSLLPQFIAPGQGHVLAQSLVLGAVQIVFSIAINGLVVFTAGGIAVFLATRPRWQLVQRWVMGTALATLAVRIALDGKR from the coding sequence ATGCCCGACACCCACCACCTGATTGCCTTCGCCCTGCTGTCGCTGGGCATGGCCCTGACCCCGGGGCCCAACATGATCTACCTGATCTCGCGCTCGATCAGCCAGGGCCACCGCGCCGGCTTGATCTCGCTGCTGGGCGTGGCCGTGGGTTTCCTGTTCTACCTGCTGTGCGCGGCGCTGGGCATCACGGCCTTGCTGATGGCCGTGCCCTTTGCCTATGACGCGCTGCGCCTGGGCGGCGCGGCCTACCTGCTGGTGCTGGCCTGGCAGTCGCTGCGGCCCGGCGGCAGCTCGCCGTTTCAGGTGCGCCGGCTGCCTGCCGACAGCCCGCGCAAGCTGTTCCTCATGGGGTTGGTGACGAACTTGCTCAACCCCAAGATCGCCATCATGTACCTGTCGCTGTTGCCGCAGTTCATCGCGCCAGGCCAGGGCCACGTGCTGGCGCAGTCGCTGGTGCTGGGGGCCGTGCAGATCGTGTTCAGCATCGCCATCAATGGCCTGGTCGTGTTCACGGCCGGCGGCATTGCCGTGTTCCTGGCCACGCGGCCGCGCTGGCAGCTGGTGCAGCGCTGGGTCATGGGCACGGCGCTGGCCACGCTCGCGGTGCGCATCGCGCTCGATGGCAAGCGCTGA
- a CDS encoding DUF6152 family protein — MPTLPRRRFHTQLLGAAGLAALLTSAAAWAHHGWSWADGDQTTLTGTLEAIAMAPPHPMLLVKADGVTWQVDLGNPSQTERSGFTGQSAKVGDAITVLGNRSKDHSQRHMKAVRITLDGKHYDMYPERLGR, encoded by the coding sequence ATGCCCACTCTGCCACGACGCCGTTTCCACACCCAACTGCTGGGGGCCGCGGGGCTGGCTGCCCTGCTGACCAGCGCCGCCGCCTGGGCGCATCACGGCTGGTCCTGGGCCGACGGTGACCAGACCACGCTGACCGGCACCCTCGAAGCCATTGCCATGGCGCCGCCGCACCCCATGCTCCTGGTCAAGGCCGACGGCGTCACCTGGCAAGTCGACCTGGGCAACCCGTCGCAGACCGAGCGGTCCGGCTTCACCGGACAGTCGGCCAAGGTCGGCGATGCCATCACCGTGCTGGGCAACCGCTCCAAGGACCACAGCCAGCGCCACATGAAGGCTGTGCGCATCACGCTGGACGGCAAGCACTACGACATGTACCCCGAACGCCTGGGCCGGTGA
- a CDS encoding pseudouridine synthase: protein MPARPPSPSRHAPRSPRTPRRASPASREPTRLLCFNKPYGVLSQFTPEGRWQGLQDFIAMPGVYVAGRLDADSEGLLLLTNDGALQARIADPRHKMAKTYWAQVEGVPSEAALQALRNGVLLNDGPTLPAQARLLPEAPALWPRNPPIRVRQHIPDCWLELVIREGRNRQVRRMTAAVGHPTLRLVRAAIGPHTLAGLAPGAWREADPAG, encoded by the coding sequence ATGCCCGCTCGTCCTCCCTCACCCTCGCGCCACGCCCCCCGCAGCCCGCGCACACCCCGCCGCGCCAGCCCGGCCTCGCGCGAGCCCACGCGGCTGCTGTGCTTCAACAAGCCCTATGGCGTGCTGAGCCAGTTCACGCCCGAAGGCCGCTGGCAGGGGCTGCAGGATTTCATCGCCATGCCCGGCGTCTACGTGGCCGGCCGGCTCGACGCCGACAGCGAAGGCCTGCTGCTGCTGACCAACGACGGCGCACTGCAGGCGCGCATCGCCGACCCGCGCCACAAGATGGCCAAGACCTACTGGGCGCAGGTGGAGGGCGTGCCCAGCGAGGCCGCGCTGCAGGCGCTGCGCAACGGCGTGCTGCTGAACGACGGCCCCACCCTGCCCGCGCAGGCGCGCCTGCTGCCCGAGGCGCCGGCGCTGTGGCCCCGCAACCCGCCCATCCGCGTGCGCCAGCACATCCCCGACTGCTGGCTGGAGCTGGTCATCCGCGAGGGCCGCAACCGCCAGGTGCGCCGCATGACGGCCGCCGTGGGCCACCCCACGCTGCGCCTGGTGCGCGCGGCCATCGGGCCGCACACGCTGGCCGGCCTGGCCCCCGGCGCCTGGCGCGAGGCCGATCCGGCCGGCTGA
- a CDS encoding ArnT family glycosyltransferase — MPRSPAASSDAARPSPAQRPWLQALYDNPWPWLLAFLLAHVVSRGVISTGMKWDESEQILWSQQLALGYGAQPPLYTWLQWAVIQVLGPSVLALALVKHAAIGLTYVLAWLAARQLLTARGAFWVASGLLLMPPFGWNAVRDLTHTVLVTAMALGLCGAVLRLVQAPRPGHYALVGLFCGLGMMAKYSFALSIGAFFVACLTVPQARRALFQRGWWLAPLVGLLIFAPNGWWVLNHWHEATAATLDKMEISQQVSVFTGAANLLQITASTLLLWALVVVLAFRGQLRAPLPADADARWPWRSWAWPLLGRYLLFVGLAMVAMVVLGDVSNFKERWLLPLVAVVPLAFFVWRPSLQADDNPRGGLYTGAVLVFALIFFAMATARPWVAGARNQDKPGEADELTFPVPELAARLRQAGYDGRGDIVGADHMLAAMMRSEFPQVQARGCAPLPGRTPAACVAQALQQARATGRGLLLVSRARDAGWWAAVLPQTGYKEYESMAIPSSKMPVDAAPMPFHFVWVPPQTVPGAQP; from the coding sequence ATGCCCCGTTCGCCCGCTGCTTCCTCAGACGCCGCCCGTCCGTCCCCTGCGCAGCGGCCCTGGCTGCAAGCCCTGTACGACAACCCCTGGCCCTGGCTGCTGGCCTTTTTGCTGGCCCACGTGGTGTCGCGCGGCGTGATCTCAACCGGCATGAAATGGGACGAGTCCGAGCAGATTCTCTGGTCGCAGCAGCTGGCCCTGGGCTATGGCGCGCAGCCGCCGCTCTACACCTGGCTGCAGTGGGCCGTGATCCAGGTGCTGGGGCCGTCGGTGCTGGCGCTGGCGCTGGTCAAGCACGCGGCCATTGGCCTGACCTATGTGCTGGCCTGGCTGGCCGCGCGGCAGCTGCTCACGGCGCGCGGTGCCTTCTGGGTCGCCAGCGGGCTGCTGCTGATGCCGCCTTTCGGCTGGAACGCGGTGCGCGACCTGACCCACACCGTGCTCGTCACGGCGATGGCGCTGGGCCTGTGCGGGGCCGTGCTGCGCCTGGTGCAGGCGCCCAGACCGGGCCACTACGCGCTGGTGGGCCTGTTCTGCGGCCTGGGCATGATGGCCAAGTACAGCTTTGCCCTGAGCATCGGCGCGTTCTTCGTCGCCTGCCTCACGGTGCCGCAGGCGCGGCGCGCCCTGTTTCAGCGCGGCTGGTGGCTGGCGCCGCTGGTGGGCCTGCTGATCTTCGCGCCCAACGGCTGGTGGGTGCTGAACCATTGGCACGAGGCCACGGCGGCCACCCTGGACAAGATGGAGATCTCGCAGCAGGTGTCGGTCTTCACCGGCGCCGCGAACCTGCTGCAGATCACGGCGTCCACGTTGCTGCTGTGGGCCCTGGTGGTGGTGCTGGCCTTTCGCGGCCAGCTGCGCGCGCCCTTGCCCGCCGACGCCGATGCCCGCTGGCCCTGGCGCAGCTGGGCCTGGCCGCTGCTGGGGCGCTACCTGCTGTTCGTCGGCCTGGCCATGGTGGCCATGGTCGTGCTGGGCGATGTGAGCAACTTCAAGGAGCGCTGGCTGCTGCCCCTGGTGGCCGTGGTGCCGTTGGCGTTCTTCGTCTGGCGCCCGTCGCTGCAGGCCGACGACAACCCGCGCGGCGGCCTGTACACCGGGGCGGTGCTGGTGTTCGCGCTGATCTTCTTCGCCATGGCGACGGCGCGGCCCTGGGTGGCCGGTGCACGCAACCAGGACAAGCCCGGCGAGGCCGACGAGCTGACTTTTCCGGTGCCCGAGCTGGCGGCCCGGCTGCGCCAGGCGGGCTACGACGGGCGTGGCGACATCGTGGGCGCCGACCACATGCTGGCGGCCATGATGCGGTCCGAGTTTCCCCAGGTGCAGGCGCGCGGCTGCGCGCCTTTGCCAGGTCGCACGCCGGCGGCCTGCGTGGCCCAGGCCCTGCAGCAGGCGCGTGCCACAGGGCGGGGCCTGCTGCTGGTGTCGCGTGCCCGTGACGCGGGCTGGTGGGCCGCAGTATTGCCCCAGACTGGTTACAAAGAGTACGAGAGCATGGCCATACCTTCTTCCAAAATGCCTGTTGACGCGGCACCGATGCCGTTCCATTTCGTGTGGGTGCCCCCGCAGACCGTGCCGGGGGCGCAGCCATGA
- a CDS encoding SAM-dependent methyltransferase: MTHSTENPDTAEVSSSPSEQPSPRAPGRLVLVPAPLDFGCEAGVPITEVLPHGVLHTASQITHWVCENAKTARAVLKRIGEVCPLAVPLQQMQISELPRAAHKQGDHDGTHEAGRQTEAAARAWLAPTQQGLDVGLISEAGMPAIADPGSAVVRAAHALGVPVVVLPGPVSLLLALAASGLNGQSFAFIGYLPQDASQRSTRIKQLEAHALKTGQTQIAIETPFRNAALLQALVQGLQPNTRLSLSWGLTLPGGHTRSGSVSQWRSWLRASGANAEANAVALPSKHDPAVFAFGR; the protein is encoded by the coding sequence ATGACGCACTCAACGGAAAATCCCGATACTGCCGAAGTTTCTTCATCCCCCAGCGAGCAACCAAGCCCGCGTGCGCCGGGGCGCCTGGTGCTGGTGCCGGCGCCGCTGGACTTCGGCTGCGAAGCGGGTGTGCCCATCACCGAGGTGCTGCCCCACGGCGTGCTGCACACCGCCTCGCAGATCACGCACTGGGTGTGCGAAAACGCCAAGACGGCCCGGGCCGTGCTCAAACGCATCGGCGAGGTCTGCCCGCTGGCCGTGCCGCTGCAGCAGATGCAGATCAGCGAACTGCCGCGCGCCGCGCACAAGCAGGGCGACCACGACGGCACCCACGAGGCCGGCCGCCAGACCGAGGCCGCGGCCCGCGCCTGGCTGGCCCCCACCCAGCAAGGCCTGGACGTGGGCCTGATCAGCGAGGCCGGCATGCCCGCGATTGCCGACCCCGGCAGCGCCGTGGTGCGGGCCGCACATGCCCTGGGCGTGCCCGTGGTCGTCCTGCCCGGCCCGGTGTCGCTGCTGCTGGCGCTGGCCGCCAGCGGCCTGAACGGGCAGAGCTTTGCCTTCATCGGCTACCTGCCGCAGGACGCCAGCCAACGCAGCACGCGCATCAAGCAGCTGGAGGCGCACGCGCTCAAAACCGGGCAAACGCAGATCGCCATCGAAACCCCGTTCCGCAACGCCGCGCTGCTGCAGGCGCTGGTGCAAGGCTTGCAGCCCAACACGCGGCTGTCGCTGAGCTGGGGCCTGACCCTGCCGGGCGGCCACACGCGCAGCGGCAGCGTGAGCCAGTGGCGCAGCTGGCTGCGCGCCAGCGGGGCGAACGCCGAGGCGAATGCCGTGGCCCTGCCCAGCAAGCACGACCCGGCCGTGTTCGCCTTCGGGCGCTGA
- a CDS encoding UDP-glucose dehydrogenase family protein, with product MKVTVFGTGYVGLVQGAVLADAGHHVLCVDVDADKVAGLQAGRMPIHEPGLEALVHRTQQLGRLDFTTDAAEGVRRSPVIFLAVGTPPDEDGSADLQYVLAVARTIATHMDGPRTVINKSTVPVGTADKVAQVLRQVLAERGADHVFDVVSNPEFLKEGAAVADCQRPDRIIVGTDSPRAEAQLRELYAPFNRNHDKIVVMDVKSAELTKYAANAMLATKISFMNEIANIAERMGADIEAVRRGIGSDPRIGYHFIYPGVGYGGSCFPKDVKALIHTAQEAGFEPTLLDAVEARNRAQREVLFSKISAHYAARGGSLAGKTVAVWGLAFKPNTDDMREAPSRNLLQALWQAGATVQAHDPVAMAEARRIFGERPDLRLVDSPMAALQGADCLAIVTEWQSFRVPDFDELAQALTDRIVFDGRNLYDPAVVARHGLTYVSIGRPVRGEPAGDWLNPV from the coding sequence ATGAAAGTCACCGTATTTGGCACCGGCTACGTGGGCCTGGTGCAGGGGGCCGTGCTGGCCGATGCCGGCCACCACGTGCTCTGCGTGGACGTGGACGCCGACAAGGTGGCGGGCCTCCAGGCCGGCCGCATGCCCATCCACGAGCCTGGCCTGGAGGCGCTGGTGCACCGCACCCAGCAGCTCGGCCGGCTGGACTTCACCACCGATGCCGCCGAGGGCGTGCGCCGCAGTCCCGTCATCTTCCTGGCCGTGGGCACGCCGCCCGACGAGGACGGCAGCGCCGACCTGCAGTACGTGCTGGCCGTCGCGCGCACCATCGCCACGCACATGGATGGCCCCCGCACCGTCATCAACAAATCGACGGTGCCCGTGGGCACGGCCGACAAGGTGGCGCAGGTGTTGCGCCAGGTGCTGGCCGAGCGCGGTGCCGACCACGTGTTCGACGTCGTCTCCAACCCCGAATTCCTCAAGGAGGGCGCCGCCGTGGCCGATTGCCAGCGGCCGGACCGCATCATCGTCGGCACCGACAGCCCGCGGGCCGAAGCCCAGCTGCGCGAGCTGTACGCGCCCTTCAACCGCAACCACGACAAGATCGTGGTGATGGACGTGAAGAGCGCCGAGCTGACCAAGTACGCCGCCAACGCCATGCTGGCGACCAAGATCAGCTTCATGAACGAGATCGCCAACATCGCCGAGCGCATGGGGGCCGACATCGAGGCCGTGCGCCGCGGCATCGGCAGCGATCCGCGCATCGGCTACCACTTCATCTACCCCGGGGTGGGCTATGGCGGCAGCTGCTTTCCCAAGGACGTGAAGGCCCTCATCCACACCGCACAAGAGGCCGGCTTCGAGCCCACGCTGCTCGACGCCGTGGAGGCACGCAACCGCGCCCAGCGCGAGGTGCTGTTCTCGAAGATCAGTGCGCATTACGCGGCCCGGGGCGGGTCGCTGGCCGGCAAGACCGTCGCCGTCTGGGGCCTGGCCTTCAAGCCCAACACCGACGACATGCGCGAAGCGCCCAGCCGCAACCTGCTGCAGGCCCTGTGGCAGGCCGGCGCCACCGTGCAGGCGCATGACCCCGTGGCCATGGCCGAGGCCCGCCGCATCTTCGGCGAGCGCCCCGACCTGCGCCTGGTGGACAGCCCCATGGCCGCGCTGCAGGGGGCCGACTGCCTGGCCATCGTGACCGAGTGGCAGAGCTTTCGCGTGCCCGATTTCGACGAGCTGGCCCAGGCCCTGACAGACCGCATCGTGTTCGACGGCCGCAACCTGTACGACCCCGCCGTGGTCGCCCGCCACGGGCTGACCTACGTGTCGATCGGTCGGCCGGTGCGCGGTGAGCCCGCCGGAGACTGGCTGAATCCGGTTTGA
- a CDS encoding DUF4136 domain-containing protein, protein MVTLTISPPLPLRALGAGARTCVRAGALVAALVLAGCASGPLRVNTEVQAFSAPAGTAAPMQWQGARYRFDVLPSQSRLDLAPLQAMTQAALDRHGLVRDDASASLAVQVSASLRTAWVDDWGPGGWGPWGPWRPGWRFGLGYGYPGWGWGGAYMPPSTYLRELRVAIQNLSTGQTVYETRARNESPSGLNDAIFAAMLNAALKDFPNAAAGVQTVVTDVPTEPAPSARPTGTAPTPSAPATPALPAASAATNPR, encoded by the coding sequence ATGGTCACCCTGACGATTTCCCCCCCGCTTCCGCTGCGCGCCCTGGGCGCGGGCGCGCGCACCTGTGTCCGCGCCGGCGCCCTCGTGGCGGCGCTGGTTCTGGCCGGCTGCGCCAGCGGCCCCCTGCGTGTGAACACCGAGGTACAGGCCTTCAGCGCCCCTGCGGGCACCGCGGCCCCGATGCAGTGGCAAGGGGCTCGCTACCGTTTCGACGTGCTGCCGTCGCAATCGCGGCTGGACCTCGCGCCGCTGCAGGCCATGACCCAGGCCGCGCTGGACCGCCACGGCCTCGTGCGCGACGACGCGTCGGCCAGCCTCGCGGTGCAGGTGTCGGCCAGCCTGCGCACCGCCTGGGTCGACGACTGGGGCCCGGGTGGCTGGGGCCCCTGGGGACCGTGGCGTCCCGGCTGGCGGTTTGGCCTGGGCTACGGCTACCCGGGATGGGGTTGGGGCGGCGCCTACATGCCGCCCAGCACCTACCTGCGCGAGCTGCGCGTGGCGATCCAGAACCTGAGCACCGGCCAGACGGTGTACGAAACCCGCGCCCGCAACGAAAGCCCCAGCGGGCTCAACGACGCCATCTTCGCGGCCATGCTGAACGCGGCGTTGAAGGACTTTCCGAACGCCGCCGCCGGCGTGCAGACCGTGGTGACCGACGTGCCCACCGAGCCCGCGCCCAGCGCCAGGCCAACCGGCACCGCGCCGACGCCTTCGGCGCCAGCCACGCCTGCGCTGCCCGCTGCGTCCGCCGCCACCAACCCGCGTTGA
- the hisD gene encoding histidinol dehydrogenase → MTLTALPLRLSTTQADFEQRFAERLHWSADQDAAIEQRVADILADVQQRGDAAVLDYTARFDGLQAQAMADLELTQADFKQAFDSLPVEQQRALQAAADRVRRYHEAQKKANGESWSYRDEDGTLLGQKVTPLDRVGIYVPGGKAAYPSSLIMNAVPAHVAGVAEIIMVVPTPAKGSVATGGSGETGSAAPQRGERNPLVLAAAHVAGVTRAFTIGGAQAVAALAYGTATIPKVDKITGPGNAYVASAKKRVFGQVGIDMIAGPSEILVLADGSTPPDWVAMDLFSQAEHDELAQSILLCPDAAYIDAVQREIDRLLPEMPRRDIIAKSLNGRGALILTRDMDEACAISNRIAPEHLEVSSRDPHRWEPLLRHAGAIFLGAYTSESLGDYCAGPNHVLPTSGTARFSSPLGVYDFQKRSSLIEVSEAGAQVLGQTAAVLAYGEGLQGHARAAEMRLKR, encoded by the coding sequence ATGACCCTGACCGCCTTGCCCCTGCGTTTGTCCACCACCCAGGCTGATTTCGAGCAGCGTTTTGCCGAACGCCTGCACTGGAGCGCCGACCAGGACGCCGCCATCGAGCAGCGCGTGGCCGACATCCTGGCCGACGTGCAACAGCGCGGCGACGCCGCCGTGCTGGACTACACGGCGCGCTTCGACGGCCTGCAGGCCCAGGCCATGGCCGATCTGGAGCTGACCCAGGCCGACTTCAAGCAAGCGTTCGACAGCCTGCCGGTGGAGCAGCAGCGCGCGCTGCAGGCCGCGGCCGACCGCGTGCGCCGCTACCACGAGGCGCAGAAAAAAGCCAACGGCGAGAGCTGGAGCTACCGCGACGAAGACGGCACGCTGCTGGGCCAGAAGGTGACGCCGCTGGACCGCGTGGGCATCTACGTGCCGGGCGGCAAGGCCGCCTACCCCAGCAGCCTCATCATGAACGCCGTGCCGGCCCACGTGGCCGGCGTGGCCGAAATCATCATGGTGGTGCCCACGCCGGCCAAGGGCAGCGTGGCCACCGGCGGCAGCGGCGAGACCGGCTCGGCCGCCCCGCAGCGCGGCGAGCGCAACCCGCTGGTGCTGGCCGCGGCCCACGTGGCGGGCGTCACGCGCGCCTTCACCATCGGCGGCGCCCAGGCCGTGGCCGCGCTGGCCTATGGCACGGCCACCATCCCCAAGGTGGACAAGATCACCGGGCCGGGCAACGCCTACGTGGCCAGCGCCAAGAAGCGCGTGTTTGGCCAGGTGGGCATCGACATGATCGCCGGCCCGAGCGAAATCCTGGTGCTGGCCGACGGCAGCACGCCGCCCGACTGGGTGGCCATGGACCTGTTCTCGCAGGCCGAGCACGACGAGCTGGCGCAGTCCATCCTGCTGTGCCCCGATGCGGCCTACATCGACGCCGTGCAGCGCGAAATCGACCGCCTGCTGCCCGAGATGCCGCGCCGCGACATCATCGCCAAGAGCCTCAATGGGCGCGGCGCGCTCATCCTGACGCGTGACATGGACGAAGCCTGCGCCATCAGCAACCGCATCGCCCCCGAGCACCTGGAGGTCAGCAGCCGTGACCCGCACCGCTGGGAGCCGCTGCTGCGGCACGCGGGCGCGATCTTCCTCGGCGCCTACACCAGCGAAAGCCTGGGCGACTACTGCGCCGGCCCCAACCACGTGCTGCCCACCAGCGGCACGGCGCGCTTTTCGTCGCCGCTGGGCGTGTACGACTTCCAGAAACGCTCCAGCCTGATCGAGGTCAGCGAAGCCGGCGCGCAGGTGCTGGGCCAGACGGCCGCCGTGCTGGCCTATGGCGAGGGCCTGCAGGGCCACGCGCGCGCCGCGGAGATGCGCCTGAAGCGTTGA
- a CDS encoding GIY-YIG nuclease family protein gives MSIGRSIRLFLVDGSSNGLLTAEIMNWTGHVLTGPRSKLAEVVRRPECARTGIYFLIGPDPDNALLTRVYIGESDDVAERLKQHNRPETPDGRGGKDFWERVCLVTSKDMNLTKAHAKYLESKLIGIATAAGRCVVSNGTAHDYGALPESDRADMAYFLDQIRTVLPVLGFDFLHEARRAPSTLPVPPVADAQGFEMSVPRHGIQAFAKEVDGEFVVQQGSRARGSWIGGISGYQGLFEQLVASGILQADGADHCRFAEDHAFSSPSAAASVVCGRIANGRTSWLVQGSLQTYADWQDAQLKADGAPAE, from the coding sequence ATGAGCATCGGCCGCAGCATTCGCCTGTTCCTGGTGGACGGGTCTTCCAATGGCCTGCTGACCGCAGAAATCATGAACTGGACCGGCCACGTGCTGACCGGTCCGCGCAGCAAGCTGGCCGAGGTGGTGCGGCGGCCCGAGTGCGCGCGCACCGGCATCTACTTCCTGATCGGCCCCGATCCCGACAACGCCTTGCTGACGCGCGTCTACATCGGTGAATCCGACGATGTGGCGGAGCGCCTCAAGCAGCACAACCGGCCCGAAACCCCGGACGGCAGGGGCGGCAAGGACTTCTGGGAGCGCGTGTGCCTGGTCACCAGCAAGGACATGAACCTGACCAAGGCGCACGCCAAGTACCTGGAGAGCAAGCTCATCGGCATCGCCACGGCTGCGGGGCGCTGCGTGGTGTCCAACGGCACGGCGCACGACTACGGGGCGCTGCCCGAGTCCGACCGCGCCGACATGGCGTACTTCCTCGACCAGATCCGCACCGTGCTGCCCGTGCTGGGCTTCGACTTTCTGCACGAGGCGCGACGGGCGCCGTCCACCTTGCCCGTCCCGCCGGTGGCCGACGCGCAAGGCTTCGAGATGAGCGTGCCGCGCCATGGCATCCAGGCCTTCGCCAAAGAGGTGGATGGCGAGTTCGTGGTGCAGCAGGGCTCGCGCGCACGCGGCAGCTGGATCGGCGGCATCAGCGGCTACCAGGGGCTGTTTGAACAGCTGGTGGCCAGCGGCATCCTGCAGGCCGACGGGGCCGACCACTGCCGGTTTGCCGAGGACCACGCCTTCAGCAGCCCCAGTGCCGCCGCGTCGGTGGTGTGCGGCCGCATCGCCAACGGCCGCACCAGCTGGCTGGTGCAAGGCAGCTTGCAAACCTATGCCGATTGGCAGGACGCCCAGCTCAAGGCCGACGGGGCGCCAGCCGAGTGA
- a CDS encoding Maf family nucleotide pyrophosphatase, translated as MSHVHEISLNSSLNLPRPLVLGSTSRYRAELMHRLRLPFEVIGPEVDETPLAGELPGALALRLAVAKAQAVARQRPDAAVIGSDQVADLHGEPLGKPGTHERAVAQLTRMSGQTVRFHTAVAVVCQDIGFVQHEVAEVAVRFRTLTEAEIEHYLHAEQPYDCAGSAKSEGLGISLLDAIDNDDPTALIGLPLIRTCRLLRAVGMPI; from the coding sequence ATGTCGCACGTCCACGAAATCTCCCTCAATTCGTCCCTCAACCTGCCGCGTCCGCTGGTGCTGGGCTCCACCTCGCGCTACCGGGCCGAGCTGATGCACCGGCTGCGCTTGCCCTTCGAGGTGATCGGGCCCGAGGTGGACGAGACGCCGCTGGCGGGCGAGCTGCCCGGCGCCCTGGCGCTGCGCCTGGCGGTGGCCAAGGCCCAGGCGGTCGCGCGCCAGCGGCCCGACGCCGCGGTCATCGGGTCGGACCAGGTGGCCGACCTGCATGGCGAGCCGCTGGGCAAGCCTGGCACGCACGAGCGTGCGGTGGCGCAGCTCACGCGCATGAGCGGGCAGACCGTGCGGTTTCACACCGCCGTGGCCGTGGTCTGCCAGGACATCGGCTTTGTGCAGCACGAGGTGGCGGAGGTGGCCGTGCGCTTTCGCACGCTGACGGAGGCCGAGATCGAGCACTACCTGCACGCCGAGCAGCCCTACGACTGCGCCGGCAGCGCCAAGAGCGAAGGCCTGGGCATCAGCCTGCTCGACGCCATCGACAACGACGACCCCACGGCCCTCATCGGCCTGCCGCTGATCCGCACCTGCCGCTTGCTGCGTGCCGTCGGCATGCCCATCTGA
- a CDS encoding NAD-dependent epimerase: MSTVLVTGVAGFIGMHCARELLGQGHQVVGIDNLNAYYEVSLKQARLAQLQAHPHAANFRFERLDVADRDGMARLFDATRPTRVLHLAAQAGVRYSIDQPDDYTDANLLGFGNVLQNGRRHAVQHLVYASSSSVYGGNAKMPYAERDAVDHPISYYAATKKANELMAHTYAHLYGMPTTGLRFFTVYGPWGRPDMALFKFTRAMLAGEAIDVYGQGQLVRDFTFIDDIVQGVLRVLDKPATPDAQYDAMVPNPGTSTAPYRIFNIGNSQPTVLMDYIAAIERALGVTANKRMLPIQPGDMQATSADTRALRDWVGFEPGTPVTVGVQRFVDWYREFFRT; the protein is encoded by the coding sequence ATGAGCACGGTGCTGGTCACCGGCGTGGCGGGCTTCATCGGCATGCATTGCGCGCGCGAGCTGCTGGGCCAGGGCCACCAGGTCGTGGGCATCGACAACCTCAACGCCTACTACGAGGTCTCGCTCAAGCAAGCGCGGCTGGCCCAGCTGCAGGCGCACCCGCATGCCGCGAACTTCCGCTTCGAGCGGCTGGACGTGGCCGACCGCGACGGCATGGCCCGGTTGTTCGACGCCACGCGCCCCACGCGCGTGCTGCACCTGGCCGCCCAGGCCGGCGTGCGCTACTCCATCGACCAGCCCGACGACTACACCGACGCCAACCTGCTGGGCTTTGGCAACGTGCTGCAGAACGGCCGCCGCCACGCCGTGCAGCACCTGGTGTATGCCAGCAGCTCCAGCGTCTACGGCGGCAACGCCAAGATGCCCTATGCCGAGCGCGATGCCGTCGACCACCCCATCAGCTACTACGCGGCCACCAAGAAGGCCAACGAGCTGATGGCGCACACCTACGCCCACCTTTACGGCATGCCGACGACGGGCTTGCGCTTCTTCACCGTCTATGGGCCCTGGGGCCGGCCCGACATGGCCTTGTTCAAGTTCACGCGCGCCATGCTGGCGGGCGAGGCCATCGACGTCTACGGCCAGGGCCAGCTGGTGCGCGACTTCACCTTCATCGACGACATCGTCCAGGGGGTGCTGCGCGTGCTGGACAAACCCGCCACGCCCGATGCCCAGTACGACGCCATGGTGCCCAATCCGGGAACGAGCACGGCCCCATACCGCATCTTCAACATCGGCAACAGCCAGCCCACGGTGCTGATGGACTACATCGCCGCCATCGAGCGCGCCCTGGGCGTCACCGCCAACAAACGCATGCTGCCCATTCAGCCGGGCGACATGCAGGCCACTTCGGCCGACACGCGTGCCCTGCGCGACTGGGTCGGCTTCGAGCCCGGCACGCCCGTGACCGTCGGCGTGCAGCGCTTCGTGGATTGGTACAGGGAGTTTTTCCGCACATGA